The following coding sequences lie in one Rutidosis leptorrhynchoides isolate AG116_Rl617_1_P2 chromosome 4, CSIRO_AGI_Rlap_v1, whole genome shotgun sequence genomic window:
- the LOC139840836 gene encoding uncharacterized protein, protein MALIGKWWWRFKTETTSLWVKVISSIYGPSGRLFVGVPFHSDYYKSVWIDILKNGDNIYEIGVPFRNLFAKVLGDGGSTSFWNNPWIGNDVLKDKFKRLWRLDTEASALVKDRVIWNGSNWVGNWSWVREPSGCAGGELQSLSELIKDVVLNAEKKDSWRWTLSSNGVFTTSGLATLINSRLLTSSNMNGETLHNNLVPKSGELDKRGIDLNSVRCPLCDDDIETVGKGWDSIYQCGGLVHGLGLSYFNVGKVIWQAMAWTCAYLIWKNRNQKVFSNKCWNTPVALNIIQVTSFDWMRKDAKEKLSYGTIGYITLKALLFEASY, encoded by the exons ATGGCCTTgattggcaagtggtggtggaggtttaaaaccgaaaccaccTCCTTGTGGGTCAAGGTCATTTCGAGTATTTATGGTCCTTCGGGTAGGCTTTTTGTTGGCGTCCCTTTCCATAGCGACTACTACAAGTCGGTATGGATTGATATTTTAAAAAACGGTGATAACATTTATGAGATTGGTGTTCCTTTTCGAAATTTGTTTGCTAAAGTTCTAGGTGATGGTGGATCTACTTCTTTTTGGAATAACCCTTGGATTGGGAACGATGTTTTAAAAGACAAGTTCAAACGGCTTTGGAGACTTGATACGGAAGCTAGTGCTTTGGTCAAAGATCGTGTCATTTGGAACGGTTCAAATTGGGTGGGTAATTGGTCTTGGGTTCGAGAGCCGTCCGGATGTGCGGGGGGAGAGCTACAAAGTTTATCCGAATTGATCAAAGATGTGGTGTTAAATGCGGAAAAGAAAGACTCTTGGAGGTGGACACTGAGTAGTAATGGGGTCTTCACAACAAGTGGTCTTGCTACTTTGATTAACTCGCGACTTCTCACGTCAAGCAACATGAATGGTGAGACGCTTCACAACAATCTTGTCCCAAAAAGTGGAG AGCTCGATAAAAGAGGGATTGATCTTAATTCTGTTCGTTGCCCTTTATGTGATGACGACATTGAAACG GTGGGGAAGGGATGGGATTCCATTTATCAGTGTGGGGGACTTGTTCATGGACTCGGGTTAAGCTACTTCAATGTGGGGAAAGTTATTTGGCAAGCGATGGCGTGGACATGTGCTTACTTAATTTGGAAAAACCGTAATCAAAAGGTGTTTTCTAATAAATGTTGGAACACTCCGGTCGCCTTAAATATAATTCAAGTTACAAGCTTCGATTGGATGCGAAAAGATGCAAAGGAAAAGTTATCGTATGGCACAATTGGATACATAACCCTCAAAGCCTTATTGTTTGAAGCTAGTTATTAG